The Dethiosulfovibrio peptidovorans DSM 11002 genome has a window encoding:
- a CDS encoding IclR family transcriptional regulator encodes MSILDCFTLDDTHLTLKELSERVDLSTSTVSRLLNSLVALKLLHRNDRDKSYCLGPKLYHYGFLAKDNISVVKHAYPLMKRIRDKTKEAVTLYVLENDYRVCYEHVESLLFMSCVVRVGDRFPLWAGAGGKCILAYSDETYVLNEIEKAYPITGATITDRESFLSELASIRERGYAISHGEREEGVISVAVPIFEPPHRIFGCLSVAAPTVRLDEKAIEELIPELKDICSRISMNLGI; translated from the coding sequence ATATCCATTCTGGACTGCTTCACCCTTGACGACACCCATTTAACGTTAAAGGAACTCTCGGAGAGGGTCGATCTCTCCACCAGCACCGTCTCCAGATTGCTCAATTCACTGGTCGCCCTTAAACTTCTCCATAGGAACGACAGGGATAAGTCCTACTGCCTGGGGCCGAAGCTCTACCATTACGGTTTTCTGGCCAAGGACAACATATCGGTGGTGAAACATGCCTACCCTCTGATGAAACGGATAAGGGACAAGACCAAGGAGGCTGTTACCCTCTACGTCCTGGAAAACGACTACAGGGTATGTTACGAACACGTGGAAAGCCTGCTATTCATGTCATGCGTGGTTAGGGTCGGAGACCGCTTCCCCCTCTGGGCCGGTGCCGGAGGAAAGTGCATCCTGGCCTATTCGGACGAAACCTATGTTCTGAATGAGATAGAGAAGGCCTACCCCATAACGGGAGCGACCATAACGGACCGGGAATCGTTTCTGTCGGAGCTGGCGTCCATAAGGGAAAGGGGTTACGCTATAAGCCACGGAGAGAGAGAGGAAGGGGTCATCTCCGTGGCGGTTCCAATATTCGAGCCACCCCACAGGATATTCGGCTGCCTTTCCGTGGCGGCCCCAACAGTAAGGTTGGACGAGAAAGCCATAGAGGAGCTCATTCCGGAGCTCAAGGACATCTGCTCCAGGATATCCATGAACCTGGGCATATAG
- a CDS encoding sugar phosphate isomerase/epimerase family protein, with the protein MAHRYSLAQLTVLGWAPPEMIYNAHTLGYDCVGIRSITMGVKGENDYDIYRNREMFDLTRRAMDETGVVINDIELAKIADGVDVRNYEGPFEAAAELGVKNVISSIWTDKKDFYLDQFATLCDLAKQYGITVNLEFVTWASIRTLKETREVLDTVKRDNAGIMVDTLHLYRSRVDPAELDDCPKELFHMAHICDGPAEIPDWDDKESLIHTGRDERYYVGEGAIDIADIVRRLPDDVVLSIELPHLKREGSWGSMEHAKRCLSTAKDYMVENGIL; encoded by the coding sequence ATGGCACACAGGTATTCTCTGGCTCAGCTTACCGTTCTCGGATGGGCTCCACCCGAGATGATCTACAACGCCCACACCCTGGGTTACGACTGCGTCGGGATAAGGTCCATAACCATGGGGGTCAAGGGCGAGAACGACTACGACATCTACAGAAACAGGGAGATGTTCGACCTGACCCGCAGGGCTATGGACGAGACCGGGGTGGTCATAAACGATATCGAGCTGGCCAAGATAGCCGACGGAGTTGACGTCCGAAACTACGAGGGCCCCTTCGAGGCCGCGGCGGAGCTGGGAGTAAAGAACGTCATAAGCAGCATATGGACCGACAAAAAAGACTTCTATCTGGATCAGTTCGCCACTCTGTGCGATCTGGCCAAGCAATACGGCATCACGGTGAATTTGGAGTTCGTCACCTGGGCGTCGATCCGCACCCTTAAGGAGACCAGAGAGGTCCTAGACACGGTCAAGAGGGACAACGCCGGGATCATGGTAGACACCCTTCATCTGTACAGGTCCAGGGTGGACCCGGCGGAGCTGGACGACTGCCCTAAGGAGCTATTCCACATGGCCCATATCTGCGACGGCCCGGCGGAGATCCCCGACTGGGACGACAAGGAAAGCCTGATACACACCGGAAGGGATGAACGCTACTACGTGGGCGAAGGTGCCATCGACATAGCCGACATAGTCCGCCGTCTTCCGGACGACGTGGTCCTGTCCATAGAGCTACCCCATCTTAAGAGAGAGGGAAGCTGGGGATCGATGGAACACGCCAAGCGCTGTCTGTCTACTGCCAAGGACTACATGGTCGAAAACGGAATTTTATAG
- the aroD gene encoding type I 3-dehydroquinate dehydratase has translation MMVRPLPGKPLKVRNALLGGEVPLVCVPLVGSTGEDVMAEVENLSSINPDIIELRIDAWDVVEDLDSSMDLLRKVRSAVGDLPIILTCRGHWEGGIKEVSESAKDSIYRGAISERLVELVDKELTYGYEKLSEVKALAEKAGIGLIVSYHDFDRTPSLSFIYSQLATQIRFGADVAKVALMPRSEEDVLKVFEATLAVRRDFPDVPLITMSMGALGQVSRLAGGLYGSDLTFAVGSAESAPGQIPVERMRGAFDLLYR, from the coding sequence ATGATGGTCCGTCCTCTTCCCGGAAAGCCCTTGAAGGTCCGAAACGCCCTGTTGGGCGGAGAGGTTCCCCTGGTATGCGTCCCCCTGGTCGGCTCGACCGGGGAGGACGTCATGGCGGAGGTGGAGAACCTTTCCTCCATAAACCCGGACATCATAGAGCTGCGAATAGACGCCTGGGACGTGGTCGAGGATCTTGACTCGTCGATGGACCTACTTCGCAAGGTACGCTCCGCCGTGGGAGATCTTCCCATCATCCTCACCTGTCGCGGACACTGGGAGGGCGGTATCAAGGAGGTGTCCGAGTCGGCCAAGGACAGCATATACAGAGGGGCGATCTCGGAGAGGCTGGTCGAGCTGGTGGACAAGGAACTCACCTACGGCTACGAGAAGCTCTCGGAGGTCAAGGCCCTGGCGGAGAAGGCGGGAATAGGACTTATAGTCTCCTATCACGACTTCGACCGGACCCCCTCTCTCTCCTTCATCTACTCTCAGTTGGCTACCCAGATCCGTTTCGGCGCCGACGTCGCCAAGGTGGCACTGATGCCGAGATCGGAGGAGGACGTTCTGAAGGTGTTCGAGGCCACCCTGGCTGTTCGCAGGGACTTCCCCGACGTTCCCCTGATAACCATGTCCATGGGAGCTCTGGGACAGGTCAGCCGTCTGGCTGGAGGGCTTTACGGATCGGACCTCACATTCGCGGTCGGAAGCGCCGAGTCCGCCCCGGGACAGATCCCGGTGGAGCGGATGCGCGGGGCCTTCGATCTACTTTACCGTTAG
- a CDS encoding aldehyde dehydrogenase family protein: protein MASKEITPEQLEVLEKLVEKARRVQGIIENYDQERVDRMCRAVAWAAGNPENFDRLGKMGVEESGAGDWNGRYGKRHKILGVLRDALRQKSVGMVEFNPEKGLARYAKPAGLIVSLIPMTNPELTPIVTAIYALKARDVVIFSPHPRTKKTTFEVVRLMREALKAIGEPEDFLQCVESPNMAMVNKIMTMGDLIMATGGPAMTKAAHSSGKPAYCSGAGNATMIFDETTDVEIAARNTRISKTSDFGSGCSADGNLVIYGGIYDAMVEALKKEGGYLATDEQREMLKKAMWDEEGHRIVATVAVAPQKLAKAAGFEIPEDRKFIMVVGDGIGKEHKFSGEKLTTLLTLHRYEGEFENALKMMDEIYKVGGRGHSCGIYSHDDDHIDRLALRAPVTRIMVRQPQSKANAGSAENGMPMTSSMGCGVWGGNMVSENISLKHYMQSTWVARPIMKDQPDEAILFGEFFDPSKKKPQ, encoded by the coding sequence ATGGCTAGTAAAGAGATAACTCCGGAACAGCTCGAGGTGCTGGAGAAACTTGTAGAGAAGGCCCGCCGGGTCCAGGGAATTATAGAGAACTACGATCAGGAGAGGGTCGACCGCATGTGCCGCGCCGTCGCCTGGGCAGCGGGAAATCCGGAGAACTTCGACAGACTCGGCAAGATGGGAGTCGAGGAGAGCGGAGCGGGAGACTGGAACGGACGTTACGGCAAGAGACACAAGATCCTAGGAGTTCTAAGGGACGCTCTGAGACAGAAGAGCGTTGGAATGGTGGAGTTCAACCCCGAGAAGGGACTGGCCCGCTACGCTAAACCGGCGGGATTGATAGTGTCCCTCATCCCCATGACGAATCCGGAGCTCACCCCTATCGTTACCGCAATCTACGCTCTCAAGGCCAGAGATGTGGTCATATTCTCGCCCCATCCCAGAACCAAGAAAACCACCTTCGAGGTCGTCCGTCTGATGAGAGAGGCCCTCAAGGCCATAGGCGAGCCGGAGGACTTCCTCCAGTGCGTCGAGTCTCCCAACATGGCCATGGTGAACAAGATCATGACCATGGGGGATCTTATAATGGCTACGGGAGGCCCCGCCATGACCAAGGCTGCCCACAGCTCGGGCAAGCCAGCCTACTGTTCCGGCGCCGGAAACGCCACCATGATCTTCGACGAGACAACCGACGTCGAGATAGCCGCCAGGAACACCAGGATCAGCAAGACATCCGATTTCGGCTCCGGATGTTCCGCCGACGGGAACCTGGTTATCTACGGCGGGATATACGACGCCATGGTAGAGGCCCTGAAGAAAGAAGGGGGCTATCTGGCCACCGACGAGCAGAGGGAGATGCTGAAGAAGGCCATGTGGGACGAGGAAGGCCACCGCATAGTAGCGACCGTCGCCGTGGCTCCTCAGAAGCTGGCCAAGGCCGCCGGTTTCGAGATCCCGGAGGACCGCAAGTTCATAATGGTCGTCGGCGACGGAATCGGCAAGGAGCATAAGTTCTCCGGAGAGAAGCTTACCACCCTGCTGACATTGCATCGTTACGAAGGCGAGTTCGAGAACGCCCTGAAGATGATGGACGAGATCTACAAGGTCGGAGGCAGAGGCCATTCCTGCGGGATCTACAGCCACGACGACGACCATATCGACCGTCTTGCCCTGAGGGCTCCCGTCACCCGCATAATGGTCCGTCAGCCTCAGTCCAAGGCCAACGCCGGCAGTGCCGAGAACGGCATGCCCATGACCTCCAGTATGGGATGCGGCGTATGGGGCGGCAACATGGTGTCGGAAAACATCTCACTGAAGCACTATATGCAGAGTACCTGGGTGGCTCGTCCCATAATGAAGGACCAGCCCGACGAAGCGATACTCTTCGGGGAGTTCTTCGATCCCTCGAAAAAGAAACCGCAGTAA
- a CDS encoding tripartite tricarboxylate transporter TctB family protein, with protein sequence MQEQSNSNERRPGEIGFAFLFILFGALGFYFALDMTSGKYSSPSVAPKIASSVIMLMGTIELWKGSRKQGKGVNAGNLFSFLFTREILFVLVLLALYSFFLPILHFPLASFLFLFLSLLYLHHWKKIGLCSAISLGTVVVLVGVFKYVFQVMLP encoded by the coding sequence ATGCAGGAACAGTCCAATTCAAACGAAAGAAGACCCGGAGAGATAGGTTTCGCCTTTTTGTTTATCCTTTTCGGGGCTCTCGGATTCTATTTCGCCTTGGATATGACCAGCGGTAAGTATTCTTCTCCTTCGGTAGCTCCCAAGATAGCTTCCTCGGTGATAATGCTGATGGGGACCATCGAACTTTGGAAGGGATCTAGAAAACAGGGGAAGGGTGTGAATGCTGGTAATCTCTTCTCCTTCCTGTTCACCCGGGAGATACTTTTCGTTCTTGTGTTGTTGGCTCTTTATTCGTTTTTTCTTCCGATATTGCATTTCCCACTGGCATCATTTCTGTTTCTTTTTCTTTCCCTACTGTATCTGCACCATTGGAAAAAGATAGGTCTTTGCTCCGCTATATCGTTGGGGACCGTGGTCGTTCTGGTAGGAGTGTTCAAGTATGTTTTTCAGGTTATGTTGCCTTAG
- a CDS encoding Bug family tripartite tricarboxylate transporter substrate binding protein, which translates to MRRLLALMTVFCSLGVFLVAPAFADYPDKNINGYISWGAGGGTDNASRALTPLVEKIIGGKIILQNKPGAAGALATTLVANMPADGYSILYNAEGPALYKVLGLGKYDYNDFDTLCLMVFGVDVICVNPNTPYQTLQDLIEAAKENEGKIKMASTGTGGIPFVIASMLRAMKDVEFNLVGFDGDGSGMAALLGGHVEAMPISMMGAGTVDLIKTGKLRALAVINDERVEQLPDVPAITEIYPEFSKYLPIGHFYGAFVKKGTPQPIVDELKAAYMKAVKDPAFVEFIKRLNGIQLALSGEEADKFLKKNQSNVTWLLEEAGVTKVSPAELGIPKP; encoded by the coding sequence ATGAGACGTTTGCTTGCGCTTATGACGGTTTTTTGCAGCCTTGGGGTGTTCTTGGTTGCACCAGCTTTTGCCGATTACCCGGATAAGAACATCAACGGATATATCTCTTGGGGTGCCGGTGGAGGTACGGACAACGCTTCCAGAGCTCTGACGCCTCTAGTGGAGAAGATCATAGGTGGAAAGATCATACTTCAGAACAAACCGGGGGCGGCCGGAGCTTTGGCTACGACCCTGGTGGCCAATATGCCGGCGGATGGCTATTCCATTCTCTACAATGCGGAAGGTCCGGCGCTTTACAAGGTATTGGGATTGGGCAAATACGATTACAACGACTTCGATACCCTCTGTCTTATGGTCTTCGGTGTGGATGTCATATGCGTCAACCCCAATACTCCGTATCAGACCCTTCAGGATCTTATCGAAGCGGCCAAGGAAAACGAGGGAAAGATAAAGATGGCTTCCACCGGTACCGGCGGGATTCCATTCGTCATAGCCTCCATGCTTAGAGCTATGAAGGACGTCGAGTTCAACCTGGTCGGATTCGACGGCGACGGTTCCGGAATGGCGGCGTTGCTCGGCGGTCACGTCGAGGCCATGCCTATCAGCATGATGGGAGCGGGCACGGTGGATCTTATAAAGACCGGAAAGCTTCGTGCTCTTGCGGTCATAAACGACGAGAGGGTAGAGCAGTTACCGGATGTCCCTGCTATAACCGAGATCTATCCCGAGTTCTCCAAATATCTGCCGATAGGTCACTTCTACGGCGCTTTCGTCAAAAAGGGAACCCCTCAGCCCATAGTGGACGAGTTGAAAGCGGCTTATATGAAGGCTGTTAAAGATCCTGCATTCGTAGAGTTCATCAAGAGGCTTAACGGGATCCAACTTGCCCTTTCCGGCGAGGAAGCGGATAAATTCCTCAAAAAAAATCAGTCTAACGTTACCTGGCTTTTGGAGGAGGCCGGAGTTACAAAGGTGTCTCCCGCCGAACTGGGTATACCGAAGCCATAA
- a CDS encoding tripartite tricarboxylate transporter permease gives MEQLHGFIAPFLNPQMIALVWIGVMAGVWVGAVPGLSVTMASALLISFTFPWQLNSALALICGVFVGGVYGGAITSILLNIPGAPAAIAAGFDGHPLAKKGEAGRTIGLVTTVSIFGGLLGIAILAVAAPLVASFALKVAPRDYFLLALMGLLLIGSIGSGDPVKGVLAGAVGVLLSMVGMDPSTGELRYTFGNVYLMAGINFVTAMIGLFGVSEVLFQLRDPHKTAVKQRLDKIVPDLKTFFKHLPLALRSGLLGVWIGALPGTGGDVAALLAYDQAKRSVKNPECPFGEGAIEGVIAPESANKGAIGGAFIPMLTLGIPGDAVTAIIIGALFIHGLKPGPMLMIENPDIFWTIISLLLMGNIALLVIGLMSVKMFSKIIEVPKRIILPVVVILSIIGTYSIQNSLVDVFWMIGFGVLGYFMRAYDYSTAPMVLGIILGPLLDSNYRRAMQSVGEELLPFFMDFVRNPLSLFLTLCIVYLVISQTSWWRNWRCKKTMSAQEVSLLD, from the coding sequence ATGGAACAACTGCACGGTTTTATAGCGCCTTTTCTGAATCCGCAGATGATAGCCCTGGTCTGGATAGGCGTGATGGCGGGAGTGTGGGTCGGGGCTGTCCCCGGTCTGTCCGTCACAATGGCCAGCGCCCTTCTGATTTCCTTTACCTTCCCCTGGCAGCTTAACAGCGCATTGGCGTTGATATGCGGAGTTTTCGTCGGCGGTGTCTACGGAGGAGCCATTACGTCTATTCTCCTAAATATTCCCGGGGCACCAGCGGCGATAGCGGCAGGCTTCGACGGACACCCTCTGGCCAAGAAGGGCGAGGCGGGCCGAACTATCGGATTGGTGACCACGGTGTCTATATTCGGAGGCCTTTTGGGTATCGCCATTCTTGCGGTGGCAGCCCCCTTGGTAGCAAGCTTCGCCTTGAAAGTGGCTCCCAGAGACTACTTCCTGTTGGCTCTAATGGGGCTTCTTCTTATCGGAAGCATCGGCAGCGGTGATCCGGTCAAAGGGGTTCTGGCCGGGGCAGTTGGGGTTCTTCTCAGTATGGTAGGGATGGATCCCTCTACCGGCGAACTGAGATATACGTTTGGCAACGTTTACCTGATGGCAGGTATCAATTTCGTCACGGCCATGATAGGCCTTTTCGGAGTTTCGGAGGTCTTGTTTCAGCTGAGAGACCCTCATAAGACGGCGGTAAAGCAGAGGCTCGATAAAATTGTCCCTGATCTCAAGACTTTCTTTAAACACCTTCCTCTTGCTCTAAGATCCGGTCTGTTAGGGGTCTGGATAGGGGCTCTTCCGGGAACGGGTGGGGACGTGGCAGCGTTGCTTGCCTACGATCAGGCCAAGCGATCGGTTAAAAATCCTGAATGTCCTTTTGGAGAAGGAGCTATAGAGGGGGTAATCGCCCCTGAATCGGCGAACAAGGGGGCTATCGGCGGGGCTTTCATTCCTATGTTGACCTTGGGAATACCCGGTGATGCCGTCACCGCCATCATAATAGGAGCTCTTTTCATTCACGGTTTGAAGCCTGGACCGATGCTCATGATAGAAAATCCGGACATATTTTGGACGATAATATCGCTGCTCTTGATGGGAAACATAGCTCTACTCGTAATAGGACTTATGAGCGTCAAGATGTTCAGCAAAATCATAGAGGTACCCAAAAGGATAATTCTACCGGTGGTGGTTATCCTGTCGATAATAGGGACCTATTCCATACAGAACAGTCTGGTTGACGTTTTTTGGATGATAGGTTTCGGTGTTTTGGGATATTTCATGAGAGCCTACGATTACAGTACGGCGCCTATGGTGCTGGGGATAATTCTAGGCCCTTTGCTGGACTCGAATTACAGAAGGGCGATGCAATCCGTGGGAGAAGAACTCCTTCCTTTTTTCATGGATTTCGTCAGAAATCCTCTCTCTCTATTTCTCACCCTTTGTATC
- a CDS encoding thiamine pyrophosphate-binding protein, which translates to MNRDLVAFQLVRFLESRGVEKVFGLCGHTVIGLLDAFRESERIEYISVRHEQIAAHAADGYSRGKNKGVPGVLMTHLGPGLTNATTGVAEAGLNSIPMVVIAGDVPSSYYGRHPHQEVNMHGDATQFEIYKPFVKRAWRVDRPELLPEIMDKAFRLAVTGRPGPVLVSIPMDIFSMELDVKFFQRRYDNMPELPKPGMDVSDAERIARMLGEAKNPILYPGGGVISSGASRALTELAEHLTVPVLYTLMGKGSISDDHPMAVGMTGFWGTEFNNSMAMKADVMMAVGTRLSEADCSSWYRDETFNIPPTKLVHIDINQEEIGRNYKTEIGAICDAKKALEAILDAARRIYPDGVKRPGLAESISESKNAYRASLMEAQTSGQFPMRPERILADLREALPKDGYVVADVGWNKNGVGQQFPIYEAGTFVAPGGLCTMGYGPSAALGVKVACPDKKVVALIGDGGMGTNVSPLATAAEKNIAVVWVVMNNCAFGTIAGLEYQHYEHQFGTLFTREGEPYSPDFAAIARAYGVEGEKVESAEDFKPALERALASNKPYLIDVSMENAPVVTAGCWNINDIYVKRGGSKPGRVWE; encoded by the coding sequence TTGAACAGAGATTTGGTAGCTTTTCAATTAGTTCGTTTTCTTGAGTCCCGAGGGGTGGAGAAGGTCTTCGGCCTGTGCGGCCACACGGTCATAGGTCTCCTGGACGCTTTCAGGGAGAGCGAGCGGATCGAGTACATCTCGGTTCGGCACGAGCAGATAGCGGCCCACGCCGCCGACGGTTACTCCAGGGGCAAGAATAAGGGAGTTCCGGGAGTCCTCATGACCCATCTCGGGCCTGGACTGACCAACGCCACCACCGGGGTGGCCGAGGCCGGGCTGAACTCCATTCCCATGGTCGTCATAGCGGGAGACGTCCCCAGCAGCTACTACGGTCGTCATCCCCATCAGGAAGTGAATATGCACGGCGACGCGACCCAGTTCGAAATATACAAGCCCTTCGTCAAGAGGGCCTGGAGGGTCGACCGCCCCGAGCTCCTGCCGGAGATAATGGACAAGGCCTTCCGCCTTGCCGTCACAGGCCGTCCCGGTCCGGTGCTGGTGTCGATACCTATGGATATCTTCTCCATGGAGCTGGACGTTAAGTTCTTCCAGCGTCGCTACGACAACATGCCCGAGCTGCCCAAGCCGGGGATGGACGTCTCCGACGCCGAGAGGATAGCCCGCATGTTGGGCGAAGCCAAGAACCCCATACTCTACCCCGGCGGAGGGGTAATATCCAGCGGGGCCTCAAGGGCCCTAACCGAGCTGGCGGAGCATCTTACCGTTCCCGTACTCTACACCCTTATGGGCAAGGGATCCATCTCGGACGATCACCCCATGGCGGTAGGTATGACCGGCTTCTGGGGAACCGAGTTCAACAACTCCATGGCGATGAAGGCCGACGTCATGATGGCGGTCGGTACCCGCCTTTCCGAGGCCGATTGCAGCTCCTGGTACAGAGACGAGACATTCAACATCCCTCCGACGAAACTCGTCCACATAGATATAAACCAGGAAGAGATCGGACGCAACTACAAGACCGAGATAGGCGCCATCTGCGACGCCAAGAAGGCCCTCGAAGCCATTCTCGACGCAGCCAGGAGGATATATCCCGATGGAGTGAAGAGACCGGGACTGGCCGAGTCGATCTCCGAGTCCAAGAACGCCTACCGGGCGTCTCTGATGGAGGCTCAGACCTCCGGACAGTTCCCCATGAGGCCGGAGAGAATCCTGGCAGACCTTCGTGAGGCCCTTCCCAAAGACGGCTATGTGGTAGCCGACGTCGGCTGGAACAAAAACGGAGTCGGCCAGCAGTTCCCCATATACGAGGCGGGAACCTTCGTGGCTCCCGGCGGGCTATGCACCATGGGATACGGTCCCTCCGCCGCTTTGGGGGTCAAGGTGGCCTGTCCGGACAAGAAGGTGGTCGCTCTCATCGGCGACGGAGGAATGGGGACCAACGTTTCGCCTCTGGCCACAGCTGCGGAGAAGAACATAGCCGTGGTATGGGTGGTCATGAACAACTGCGCCTTCGGAACCATAGCTGGACTGGAATATCAGCACTACGAGCACCAGTTCGGAACCCTTTTCACCAGAGAAGGCGAGCCCTACTCTCCCGACTTCGCCGCCATAGCCAGAGCCTACGGCGTAGAGGGCGAGAAGGTCGAGTCTGCCGAGGACTTCAAGCCCGCCCTGGAGAGGGCCCTGGCATCCAACAAGCCCTATCTCATTGACGTCAGCATGGAGAACGCCCCGGTGGTCACAGCCGGATGTTGGAATATAAACGATATCTACGTCAAGAGAGGCGGCAGCAAACCCGGAAGGGTGTGGGAATGA